A window of the Canis lupus baileyi chromosome 1, mCanLup2.hap1, whole genome shotgun sequence genome harbors these coding sequences:
- the FBXO30 gene encoding F-box only protein 30, with protein MEEELQHSHCVNCVSRRCMTRPEPGISCDLIGCPLVCGAVFHSCKADEHRLLCPYERVPCLNSDFGCPFTMARNKVAEHLEMCPASVVCCTMEWNRWPVSYADRKSYENLSRDVDEVAQLDMALALQDQRMLLESLKVATMMSKATDKVSEPREQISVKSSVPEIPHANGLVSVDEESYGALYQATVETTRSLAAALDILNTATRDIGMLSTSLCTSPSEMNEEQNARGSLQNRHLNDQDHLYDDEIGAVGGIDHNNTSLDVQCEQNGSSDLLCDSNTSSYGTTALCNGFSLENLCTQAMDQNQKLYGDSKQSTLTNGECIASDGTSPPSSSLSVAAQLREALPSSALPNGTVQHILMPDDGDEGALCWRKVDLGDLRNVDVLSLGHPPFKFLSNSCWSKPKEDKAVDTSDLEVAEDPMGLQGIDLITAALLFCLGDSPGGRGISDSRMVDVYHIDFGTQTFSLPSAILATNTMVGEIASASACDHANPQLSNPSPFQTLGLDLVLECVARYQPKQRSMFTFVCGQLFRRKEFSSHFKNVHGDIHAGLNGWMEQRCPLAYYGCTYSQRRFCPSTQGAKIIHDRHLRSFGVQPCVSTVLVEPARNCVLGLHSDHLSSLPFEVLQHIAGFLDGFSLCQLSCVSRLMRDVCGSLLQSRGMVILQWGKRKYPEGNSSWQIKEKVWRFSTAFCSVNEWKFADILSMADHLKKCSYNIVEKREEAIPLPCMCVTRELTKEGRSLRSVLKPVL; from the exons ATGGAGGAGGAGCTGCAGCATTCACACTGTGTGAATTGTGTCAGTAGACGGTGTATGACCAGACCAGAACCTGGGATTTCCTGCGACTTGATTGGTTGTCCATTGGTGTGTGGAGCAGTTTTCCATTCTTGTAAAGCTGATGAGCATCGACTTTTATGTCCATATGAACGAGTGCCTTGCTTAAATAGTGACTTCGGATGTCCATTTACAATGGCTCGAAATAAAGTTGCTGAACATCTAGAGATGTGTCCTGCAAGTGTGGTGTGCTGTACTATGGAGTGGAACCGATGGCCAGTTAGTTATGCAGATCGGAAATCATATGAAAATCTAAGCAGAGATGTTGATGAAGTGGCACAATTAGATATGGCCTTGGCCCTTCAAGACCAAAGGATGCTTTTAGAGTCTCTCAAAGTAGCCACCATGATGTCAAAAGCGACTGATAAAGTATCAGAACCTAGAGAACAAATCTCAGTTAAATCAAGTGTCCCAGAAATACCACATGCTAATGGTTTGGTGTCTGTTGATGAAGAATCTTACGGTGCACTTTATCAAGCTACTGTAGAAACAACCAGAAGTTTGGCAGCTGCTTTAGATATCCTGAATACTGCCACAAGAGACATTGGCATGTTAAGTACAAGTCTTTGCACTTCCCcaagtgaaatgaatgaagagCAAAATGCCAGGGGAAGCTTGCAGAATAGACACTTGAACGACCAGGACCATCTTTATGACGATGAGATAGGAGCAGTAGGTGGAATTGACCATAACAACACAAGTCTGGATGTCCAGTGTGAACAAAATGGTTCCAGTGATTTATTGTGTGACTCGAATACCAGTTCTTATGGCACTACTGCTCTTTGTAATGGCTTTTCTTTGGAAAATCTATGTACACAGGCCATGGACCAAAATCAGAAATTATATGGTGATTCAAAACAAAGTACCTTAACAAATGGAGAATGTATAGCATCAGATGGCACCTCACCACCTTCCAGTTCACTTTCAGTAGCAGCACAACTTAGGGAAGCACTACCATCTAGTGCTCTGCCTAATGGCACAGTTCAGCATATCCTCATGCCagatgatggggatgaaggagctTTGTGTTGGAGAAAAGTAGATTTAGGAGACTTGAGGAATGTTGATGTCTTATCTTTAGGTCATCCTCCATTCAAATTTCTTTCTAACTCCTGTTGGTCTAAACCAAAAGAGGATAAAGCAGTAGATACATCAGATTTGGAGGTTGCAGAAGATCCAATGGGCCTCCAAGGAATAGATCTAATTACAGCAGCATTGCTCTTTTGTCTAGGAGATTCTCCAGGTGGGAGGGGTATATCTGATAGTCGCATGGTTGATGTTTATCACATTGACTTTGGGACTCAGACTTTTTCACTTCCATCTGCAATATTAGCTACAAATACAATGGTTGGAGAAATAGCTTCAGCTTCAGCTTGTGATCATGCCAACCCACAGCTTTCAAATCCAAGTCCTTTTCAGACACTTGGGCTGGATTTAGTATTGGAGTGTGTTGCTAGGTACCAACCCAAGCAGCGTTCAATGTTTACATTTGTTTGTGGACAGTTATTTAGGAGAAAagaattttcttcccattttaagaATGTGCATGGTGACATTCATGCTGGACTCAATGGCTGGATGGAACAGAGGTGTCCTTTAGCATACTATGGTTGTACCTATTCTCAGCGTAGATTTTGTCCATCAACACAAGGAGCAAAGATTATACATGACCGCCATTTGAGGTCATTTGGAGTTCAACCATGTGTATCTACAGTATTAGTAGAGCCTGCTAGAAACTGTGTATTGGGATTACATAGTGACCATCTAAGTAGTCTTCCTTTTGAGGTCCTACAACATATTGCAGGCTTTCTTGATGGCTTCAGTTTATGCCAGCTCTCCTGTGTATCCAGGTTAATGAGGGATGTATGTGGCAGCCTGCTTCAGTCTCGTGGAATGGTCATACTGCAGTGGGGGAAAAGGAAGTATCCAGAAGGAAATTCGTCAtggcaaataaaagaaaag GTGTGGCGATTCAGCACTGCATTTTGTTCTGTAAATGAATGGAAATTTGCTGACATCCTAAGCATGGCTGACCACTTGAAGAAATGCAGTTACAATATTGTAGAGAAACGGGAAGAAGCCATCCCATTGCCATGTATGTGTGTGACACGAGAACTCACTAAAGAGGGCCGTTCACTCCGCTCAGTTTTAAAACCTGtactttaa